Proteins from a single region of Spirochaetota bacterium:
- a CDS encoding TetR/AcrR family transcriptional regulator, protein MLKKGEQTRERLLQCAEKAFSKNGYYETQVSDIVKMAHVAKGTIYQYFKNKDAVFKTLLGNYLRQWEKAIALDLSVFGGSKSDSYYAMEFLRHRLKKTSDYWGENQDRTNIILRIAVGLNAEFESVMRVFEDKIVRVIMGDIELGQKWGNVPKDINVEIAGNAILGVVFRLSYHFYVLKRKKFQKMNREDMENEVLRLVANLLKMSA, encoded by the coding sequence ATGCTGAAAAAGGGAGAGCAGACCAGGGAGCGTCTTTTACAATGCGCGGAAAAAGCGTTTTCCAAAAACGGATATTATGAAACGCAGGTTTCCGACATTGTAAAGATGGCCCATGTTGCGAAGGGGACCATTTACCAGTATTTTAAAAATAAAGACGCCGTTTTCAAGACTCTTCTCGGGAATTATCTCCGCCAGTGGGAGAAGGCCATCGCCCTGGACCTGAGCGTCTTCGGCGGCAGCAAGTCGGATTCATACTATGCCATGGAGTTCCTGCGGCACCGTCTGAAAAAAACCTCTGATTACTGGGGTGAGAACCAGGATAGGACGAATATCATCCTCAGGATCGCCGTGGGCCTCAACGCCGAGTTCGAATCGGTCATGAGGGTCTTCGAGGATAAAATAGTCAGGGTCATCATGGGAGACATCGAGCTGGGTCAGAAATGGGGCAACGTCCCCAAGGATATAAATGTCGAAATCGCCGGCAACGCCATTCTCGGCGTCGTGTTCAGGCTTTCCTATCATTTCTATGTTCTGAAGAGAAAAAAATTCCAGAAGATGAACAGGGAGGATATGGAAAACGAGGTGCTGCGCCTGGTTGCCAACCTGCTTAAAATGAGCGCATGA
- a CDS encoding C40 family peptidase — translation MALHTLKPALAAAALVAAIGFAGLWAGDSGTLRTGILDTAKKHIGDRYNYGGMGAKGFDCSGFVQFVYRENGITLPRSTVDQYEGGRKIDLDEARPGDLVFFKIYKRRISHVGIFIDKSRFIHAPSWGKRVGIADMNLAYWQRSFVGAVTYIER, via the coding sequence ATGGCATTACATACACTAAAACCGGCCCTGGCAGCGGCGGCCCTTGTCGCCGCCATCGGTTTCGCCGGCCTATGGGCCGGGGACTCCGGCACCCTGCGGACCGGCATCCTCGATACGGCGAAAAAGCATATCGGCGACCGTTACAATTACGGGGGCATGGGTGCGAAGGGATTCGACTGCTCAGGATTCGTGCAATTCGTGTATCGGGAAAACGGCATTACCCTGCCCCGGTCAACGGTCGACCAGTACGAGGGCGGCAGGAAAATCGACCTGGATGAGGCGCGGCCCGGCGACCTTGTTTTTTTCAAGATCTATAAGCGCCGGATCTCCCACGTGGGTATTTTCATAGACAAGTCGCGGTTCATCCACGCTCCATCATGGGGAAAGCGCGTCGGCATCGCCGATATGAACCTGGCATACTGGCAGAGAAGCTTCGTCGGCGCAGTCACCTACATAGAACGGTAA
- a CDS encoding response regulator: MERKKIFIVEDASIVAMELRRILESIGYDVCGIAGSGDEAIEMCLASPPELILMDVKLPGKLNGIEASREIRKHINVPVIYTTAYSDSDTVREVQKSYPFGFVIKPYREKDLLVAIETAFTRYEYERKLEISETKYKSLFEGSSDIIFTLDENFTILTVNGAIMNYLSLSPDEVISRNLMDLLSFPAEGESMQMDFAREKLDSFAKSRRPQNFKTVFKVKYNHEPVEMNVRLEFINIPDGRLIMGRAFRVVEDELLKFFVSEKQNLVMGNQLFLVGDITFRMTRNLKRYLDADTVELMRMALVEMIVNAIEHGNLEISFEEKSEALKSSNYFDFINHRQANPSFRGRRVHVEYSITPDEAWYMVTDDGSGFDHEELFKRDIADINMAMGTHGRGVLLAAKIFDEVRYSDGGNRVMLVKRIGGAGGD; the protein is encoded by the coding sequence GTGGAACGAAAAAAAATATTCATTGTCGAGGATGCCAGTATCGTCGCTATGGAGCTGCGCAGGATCCTCGAGAGTATCGGCTACGACGTCTGCGGAATAGCGGGCTCCGGGGATGAGGCCATCGAGATGTGCCTTGCGTCCCCGCCGGAACTCATACTCATGGACGTCAAGCTCCCGGGCAAGCTGAATGGCATCGAGGCATCGCGGGAGATCCGGAAGCACATCAATGTACCGGTCATATACACGACCGCCTATTCGGACAGTGATACGGTCAGGGAAGTCCAGAAATCGTATCCCTTCGGTTTTGTCATCAAGCCCTACCGTGAAAAGGACCTCCTGGTGGCCATCGAAACGGCCTTCACCCGCTACGAGTATGAGCGCAAGCTTGAGATAAGCGAGACCAAGTACAAGAGCCTCTTCGAGGGATCGAGCGATATCATATTCACTCTCGACGAGAACTTCACCATACTGACCGTGAACGGCGCGATCATGAACTACCTGAGCTTGAGTCCCGACGAGGTCATATCGAGAAACCTTATGGATCTTCTTTCCTTTCCTGCTGAGGGGGAATCCATGCAGATGGATTTTGCCCGGGAAAAGCTTGATTCCTTCGCGAAGTCCAGGCGGCCGCAGAATTTCAAGACCGTGTTCAAGGTCAAATACAATCACGAGCCCGTCGAGATGAATGTGCGCCTTGAATTCATCAACATACCGGACGGCAGGCTCATCATGGGGAGGGCGTTCAGGGTCGTGGAGGACGAGCTGCTGAAATTTTTCGTATCCGAGAAGCAGAACCTGGTAATGGGAAACCAGCTGTTCCTGGTGGGGGATATCACGTTCCGGATGACGAGAAACCTCAAGCGCTATCTCGACGCCGACACCGTGGAGTTGATGCGGATGGCCCTGGTTGAGATGATCGTCAACGCAATCGAGCACGGCAACCTGGAGATTTCATTCGAGGAAAAATCGGAGGCCCTGAAAAGCAGCAATTATTTCGACTTCATCAACCATCGCCAGGCCAATCCGTCATTCCGTGGCCGAAGGGTTCATGTCGAGTATTCCATCACTCCCGATGAGGCCTGGTACATGGTTACCGATGACGGGTCCGGCTTCGACCATGAGGAATTGTTCAAGCGTGATATCGCCGATATAAACATGGCCATGGGCACTCACGGCCGTGGCGTTCTCCTGGCCGCGAAAATATTCGATGAGGTCCGCTACAGCGACGGGGGAAACAGGGTGATGCTGGTCAAGAGGATCGGGGGCGCCGGCGGGGATTAG
- a CDS encoding APC family permease, giving the protein MGDARSISDPGIFHKLSLIAFFAWVGLGADGLTSSCYGPEEAYLALGRHAHLSIFVALGTVITIFVISASYHQIIELFPTGGGGYLVASKLLSPSVGMVAGSALLIDYLLTITLSVASGADALFSFLPLSMLPYKLPVAVGGVGLLIILNLRGVKESVLPLVPIFLLFIITHSFVIIYSISSQAMNVPVVVDATAAGIRASSAELGFAGMVFLVLRAYSMGAGTFTGIEAVSNGMSILREPKVQTAKRTMNYMATSLAIVVAGLMVAYLLYNVHHVKGKTLNAVLFDQLTTGWGTGGVVFVFVTLFSEAILLFVAAQTGFLGGPAILANMALDRWAPGRFASLNDRLVTQNGILIMGIGSVMLMIYSGGSVKFLVILYSINVFVTFTLSQMGMVRHWWQSRAKVGHWRKKILINGIGLVLTSFILVTVVVLKFNEGGWITIFITGSLVAVAIIIRRHYRRTGKLLKRLSGLVEVADMEMKNIESKLQSGGNPPPEPQYNPKDKTAVLFVNGFTGTGLHTLFNIIRLFQDMYKNFVFVQVGLVDSGVFKGTEELAALRDHIKNDCNRYVEYMVAHNHYAESVTAIAVDVIEETVRLAPGILKKFPNAIFFAGQLVFPEDTFFSRWLHNYSAFAIQRRFYQQGIPIVILPIRV; this is encoded by the coding sequence ATGGGAGACGCCCGGAGTATTTCCGATCCGGGCATTTTTCACAAGCTGTCCCTGATCGCCTTCTTCGCCTGGGTTGGCCTCGGCGCGGACGGCCTCACCTCGTCATGTTACGGTCCCGAGGAGGCCTACCTCGCCCTGGGCAGACACGCCCACCTGAGCATATTCGTGGCCCTGGGAACGGTGATCACGATTTTCGTCATCAGCGCGAGCTATCACCAGATCATCGAGCTCTTCCCGACCGGGGGAGGGGGATATCTCGTGGCGAGCAAGCTCCTCTCACCGTCGGTCGGCATGGTCGCGGGTAGCGCCCTTCTCATCGACTATCTCCTGACGATCACCCTGTCGGTGGCCAGCGGCGCCGACGCCCTGTTCAGCTTTCTGCCCCTGTCAATGCTCCCCTATAAGCTTCCGGTGGCGGTCGGCGGGGTTGGTCTTCTCATCATCCTCAATCTCCGCGGCGTGAAAGAATCGGTCCTTCCCCTGGTCCCGATATTTCTCCTCTTCATCATCACCCATTCCTTTGTCATCATCTATTCGATCTCATCGCAGGCCATGAATGTGCCGGTCGTTGTCGACGCCACCGCCGCGGGGATCAGGGCGTCCAGCGCGGAGCTGGGTTTTGCCGGCATGGTCTTCCTGGTGTTGCGGGCCTACAGCATGGGCGCCGGGACCTTCACCGGCATCGAGGCCGTGTCCAACGGGATGTCCATACTCCGGGAGCCGAAGGTGCAGACGGCCAAGCGCACCATGAATTACATGGCCACCTCCCTCGCCATCGTCGTGGCGGGGTTGATGGTTGCTTACCTCCTGTATAACGTTCACCATGTCAAGGGGAAGACGCTCAACGCGGTCCTGTTTGATCAGTTAACGACCGGGTGGGGGACCGGCGGCGTCGTCTTTGTCTTCGTCACGCTCTTTTCCGAGGCGATACTGCTCTTTGTCGCCGCGCAGACTGGTTTTCTGGGCGGGCCGGCCATTCTCGCGAACATGGCGCTGGACCGGTGGGCGCCGGGCCGCTTCGCCTCCCTCAATGACCGCCTGGTGACGCAGAACGGGATACTCATCATGGGGATCGGCTCCGTCATGCTCATGATCTACTCGGGGGGATCGGTCAAGTTCCTTGTCATACTCTACAGTATCAACGTCTTCGTCACCTTCACCCTGTCGCAGATGGGCATGGTCCGCCACTGGTGGCAATCCCGTGCGAAGGTGGGCCACTGGCGCAAGAAGATCCTGATAAACGGCATCGGCCTGGTGCTGACCTCGTTCATCCTCGTCACGGTGGTGGTGCTGAAATTCAACGAGGGAGGCTGGATCACCATATTCATCACCGGCTCGCTGGTGGCAGTTGCCATCATCATCCGACGGCATTACCGGAGGACCGGGAAGCTCCTGAAGCGCCTCTCCGGGCTGGTGGAAGTCGCCGACATGGAGATGAAGAACATAGAGTCAAAGCTGCAGAGCGGCGGGAATCCCCCTCCCGAGCCGCAGTACAATCCCAAGGATAAAACGGCGGTGCTCTTCGTGAACGGGTTTACCGGGACAGGGCTCCATACGCTTTTTAACATCATACGCCTATTCCAGGACATGTACAAGAATTTCGTTTTCGTCCAGGTCGGCCTTGTCGATTCCGGCGTGTTCAAGGGAACGGAAGAGCTGGCTGCCCTGCGCGACCACATCAAGAATGATTGCAACCGCTACGTGGAATACATGGTGGCCCACAATCACTACGCCGAAAGCGTCACCGCCATCGCCGTAGACGTAATCGAGGAAACGGTACGATTGGCGCCGGGAATTTTAAAAAAGTTCCCCAATGCCATTTTCTTCGCGGGCCAGCTGGTGTTCCCGGAGGATACGTTTTTCTCGCGATGGCTCCATAACTATTCGGCCTTTGCGATCCAGCGGCGCTTCTATCAGCAGGGAATTCCCATTGTCATTTTGCCGATCAGGGTGTAA
- a CDS encoding aldehyde dehydrogenase, with product MSQKAIAGKILRLRKFFESGDTKNVSFRKKQLRLLRKAIRKNEDAIMDALARDLKKPLFESYASEIGILYTEIRHVLWHLRSWSRKRAVKTPIIHFYSTSAVRQEPYGVVLIIGPWNYPFQLIIAPLIAAIAAGNCAVIKPSELAPATSRLVAKIIRETFGDNYITVIEGGIEETGALLKEKFDYIFFTGGTAVGRIIMRAAAEQLTPLTLELGGKSPAIVDEDAHLPTAARRLCWGKFFNAGQTCLAPDYLLVHKTVKAAFVAELKKTIVEFYGDDPRSSKDYARIVNEKHFDRITGLLDGVKVIHGGESDRKNRFIAPTLVDGVTLKDPIMREEIFGPLLPIMSFGKLDDAIAIVNRLPRPLALYYFSKSVKKQEKVLGETSSGGGCINDTVSHVGSQELPFGGIGDSGMGRYHGKSGFDTFSHQRGILTRDILVDMKLRYPPYNKKVRLLKFLFRLIG from the coding sequence ATGTCACAGAAAGCCATTGCCGGTAAAATTCTCAGGCTCAGGAAATTCTTCGAAAGCGGCGATACGAAAAACGTATCGTTCAGAAAGAAGCAGCTGCGCTTGCTCAGGAAGGCGATACGAAAAAACGAGGATGCCATCATGGACGCCCTCGCAAGGGATCTAAAAAAGCCCTTATTCGAGTCCTACGCCAGCGAGATCGGCATCCTTTATACGGAAATCCGCCATGTCCTCTGGCACCTCCGGTCATGGTCCCGGAAGCGCGCGGTGAAGACTCCCATCATTCATTTTTATTCGACCAGCGCGGTGCGCCAAGAGCCGTACGGCGTGGTCCTCATCATCGGCCCCTGGAACTACCCCTTCCAGCTGATCATCGCGCCGCTCATCGCCGCAATCGCGGCGGGCAACTGCGCCGTCATCAAGCCCTCGGAGCTTGCGCCGGCCACCTCACGCCTGGTGGCGAAGATCATACGCGAGACCTTCGGCGACAATTACATTACCGTGATCGAGGGCGGTATCGAGGAGACGGGGGCGCTGCTCAAGGAGAAGTTCGATTACATTTTCTTCACCGGCGGCACCGCGGTGGGGAGGATCATCATGCGCGCGGCCGCCGAGCAGCTGACGCCCCTGACCCTGGAGTTGGGCGGCAAGAGCCCGGCCATCGTGGACGAGGACGCCCATCTCCCGACTGCTGCGCGGCGCCTCTGCTGGGGAAAGTTCTTCAACGCCGGCCAGACCTGCCTGGCGCCGGACTACCTGCTGGTGCACAAAACGGTCAAGGCCGCCTTCGTCGCGGAGCTGAAGAAGACCATCGTCGAATTTTACGGGGACGATCCCCGGTCGAGCAAGGACTACGCGCGGATAGTCAACGAGAAGCACTTCGACCGCATCACGGGACTCCTTGACGGCGTGAAGGTGATACACGGCGGAGAGAGCGACCGCAAGAACCGCTTCATCGCCCCGACCCTGGTGGACGGCGTCACCCTGAAGGACCCTATCATGCGCGAGGAGATATTCGGGCCCCTGCTGCCGATCATGTCCTTTGGAAAGCTCGATGACGCCATCGCCATTGTGAACAGATTGCCGCGGCCCCTGGCCCTCTATTATTTTTCGAAGAGCGTCAAAAAGCAGGAAAAGGTCCTCGGTGAAACATCCTCCGGCGGCGGCTGCATCAATGACACCGTGTCCCACGTGGGGAGCCAGGAGCTTCCCTTCGGGGGCATAGGCGACAGCGGCATGGGCCGGTACCACGGGAAATCGGGATTCGACACTTTTTCTCACCAGCGGGGGATCCTCACCCGGGACATTCTTGTCGATATGAAGCTTCGCTACCCGCCCTACAACAAGAAGGTGAGGCTGCTGAAGTTCCTGTTCAGGCTGATCGGTTAA
- a CDS encoding sodium/solute symporter (Members of the Solute:Sodium Symporter (SSS), TC 2.A.21 as described in tcdb.org, catalyze solute:Na+ symport. Known solutes for members of the family include sugars, amino acids, nucleosides, inositols, vitamins, urea or anions, depending on the system.), translated as MAPVNWVIVAVYILAIMGIGYLAGRSQKSREDYFLGGRRVSPWLVASSLLANQVSAISLVSAPAFIAARSGGGLKWLQYEVAVPLAMVFIMVFLAPVFRAADGISIYEILEKRFGRPTRLALSLIFMINRSLGGGVILLATSYVTAVLLKMDIHSTILLVGVVSMTYTAIGGILADIYSDLIQLVVLWGSCVACIVIIIQHLGGPAGFPASEAGRLLVYNIHSSGLGDGETFSFWPMLFGGFFLYVSYYGCDQSQAQRLLATKDMAGSWKALLINGIARFPLVITYCSLGALMIIFLAGNPEFAARMKGLSPDYLMPLFFMTYVPDGLLGLIVVGILAASMSSLDSTINSLSAVTWEDFLLRIFPDLGKLKGRRIVWLSRLITILWGTASIAFALAMAERSETIIELINKIGSALYGPIAAVFIIGIFSRRIGGAGALAGLACGIGTNLMLWVFFERQVSWMWWNVIGVMATALVGIASGVFRSDGASTGTVMFSALERKIVIRYGSMLVVWFVAIIVFCAISERILAVF; from the coding sequence ATGGCTCCTGTCAACTGGGTCATCGTCGCGGTCTACATCCTCGCCATCATGGGCATCGGCTACCTGGCGGGGCGCTCACAGAAAAGCAGGGAGGACTATTTTCTCGGGGGGCGGAGGGTCTCTCCCTGGCTGGTGGCGTCATCCCTGCTGGCGAACCAGGTGAGCGCCATCAGCCTCGTGAGCGCGCCGGCCTTCATAGCGGCCAGGAGCGGCGGCGGGCTGAAGTGGCTGCAGTACGAGGTCGCCGTGCCCCTGGCCATGGTCTTTATCATGGTCTTCCTGGCGCCAGTGTTCCGCGCGGCGGACGGCATTTCCATCTACGAAATCCTTGAGAAGCGCTTTGGCCGGCCCACGCGGCTCGCACTTTCCCTGATCTTCATGATCAACCGCTCCCTGGGGGGCGGCGTGATCCTTCTGGCCACTTCCTACGTGACGGCGGTCCTCCTGAAAATGGATATCCATTCGACAATTCTCCTGGTGGGCGTTGTGTCCATGACATACACCGCCATCGGCGGCATCCTGGCCGATATCTATTCCGACCTGATACAGCTCGTCGTACTATGGGGGAGCTGCGTGGCCTGCATCGTCATCATCATCCAGCACCTCGGCGGTCCTGCCGGATTTCCCGCCTCTGAGGCAGGGCGGCTGCTGGTCTATAATATTCACTCTTCCGGATTGGGGGACGGAGAGACATTTTCCTTCTGGCCCATGCTCTTCGGGGGATTCTTCCTCTATGTTTCCTATTACGGGTGCGACCAGAGCCAGGCCCAGCGTCTCCTGGCCACGAAGGACATGGCAGGCTCCTGGAAGGCCCTCCTGATAAACGGCATCGCGCGGTTCCCACTGGTCATTACCTACTGTTCCCTGGGGGCACTGATGATCATTTTCCTGGCGGGGAACCCTGAGTTTGCCGCGAGAATGAAAGGCCTTTCTCCCGATTACCTGATGCCGCTCTTTTTCATGACCTATGTGCCGGATGGGCTCCTGGGCCTCATCGTGGTGGGGATCCTGGCCGCTTCCATGTCGAGCCTCGACTCCACCATCAATTCCCTGAGCGCCGTCACCTGGGAGGATTTTCTATTGAGAATATTTCCCGACCTGGGGAAACTCAAGGGACGCAGGATTGTGTGGCTCTCGCGCCTGATAACAATACTGTGGGGAACAGCCTCCATTGCCTTTGCCCTGGCCATGGCGGAGCGGTCCGAAACCATCATCGAGCTTATCAACAAGATCGGATCGGCCCTGTACGGGCCAATCGCGGCGGTGTTCATCATTGGGATTTTTTCAAGAAGGATTGGCGGAGCCGGGGCGCTGGCTGGCCTGGCCTGCGGCATAGGAACTAATCTCATGCTATGGGTTTTTTTTGAGCGGCAGGTTTCCTGGATGTGGTGGAATGTTATCGGAGTCATGGCGACCGCCCTTGTCGGGATTGCTTCCGGGGTTTTCAGGAGCGATGGGGCCTCAACCGGGACCGTGATGTTCTCCGCCCTTGAGAGGAAGATTGTTATCCGCTATGGATCAATGCTTGTCGTCTGGTTTGTTGCTATTATCGTGTTCTGTGCCATATCGGAGCGGATTCTGGCTGTTTTCTGA